The following are encoded in a window of Mycobacterium vicinigordonae genomic DNA:
- a CDS encoding flavin-containing monooxygenase → MTLFDLAQRAGVAFDPAEVLQRYAAERAKRLRTDTAAQFIEVTNEGRFSKHVRDDPFAPPAAARDPLQDEVEVAIVGGGWVGLITAARLVEAGVTDVRIIESGADFGGTWYWNRYPGAQCDIESYIYLPLLEETGYVPKQRYSYSDEIYEHAQRIGKHFGLYDHAVFQTLVKDMRWDAKEGRWLISTDRGDQMRSRYVVLATGAANRPRLPGIPGLDAFEGHAFHTSRWDYTYTGGGIEGGLDELGDKRVAVIGTGATAVQCVPRVAQSAAHLYVFQRTPSCVGARNNRPTDPEWANSLQPGWQKDRMRQFDNIVASLAGEVADLPDDDEWFRLAINMQDIAAKVDPSELTPQGFPDLFQLADLQTMEQIRQRVADTVCAEDVAEKLKPFYNFLCKRPTFNDEYLEAFNSPNVTLVDVSDNKGVERITQKGIVANGVEYDVDCIIFASGFEITSDFHRRIGIEIAGENGQSLYDFWADGMRTMHGFTVRGFPNLLLVGGLFAFTLGVNYCSVVDDQAQHAAYIISELNKRGVKSAEPTAQGEEAWIAAQMTPSTVPLSALLGGAPETCTPGYYNQEGRSASDRRDVRLESFGQGREEYLRILKEWRAAGGLDGLGLRYDSVG, encoded by the coding sequence ATGACGTTGTTCGATCTGGCGCAGCGGGCTGGTGTGGCGTTCGATCCGGCTGAGGTACTGCAACGTTATGCGGCCGAGCGCGCCAAGCGGCTGCGCACCGACACCGCAGCGCAATTCATTGAGGTCACCAACGAGGGACGGTTCTCGAAGCACGTCCGGGACGATCCATTCGCACCACCAGCCGCCGCACGGGATCCGCTGCAGGACGAGGTCGAGGTCGCGATTGTCGGCGGCGGCTGGGTGGGGTTGATCACGGCAGCCCGGCTGGTCGAGGCCGGTGTAACGGATGTGCGCATCATCGAATCAGGAGCCGACTTCGGCGGCACCTGGTACTGGAACCGCTACCCGGGTGCACAGTGCGACATCGAGTCCTATATCTACCTGCCGTTGCTGGAGGAAACGGGTTACGTTCCCAAGCAGCGCTATTCGTACTCTGACGAAATCTACGAGCACGCACAGCGGATCGGGAAGCACTTTGGCCTCTACGATCACGCCGTCTTTCAGACACTCGTGAAAGACATGAGATGGGACGCTAAGGAAGGGCGGTGGCTCATCTCAACTGACCGTGGTGACCAAATGCGGTCTCGTTACGTGGTGTTGGCAACAGGAGCTGCGAACCGTCCGCGATTGCCTGGTATCCCCGGTTTGGATGCATTCGAGGGACATGCGTTTCACACAAGCCGGTGGGACTACACCTATACGGGCGGAGGCATCGAGGGCGGCTTGGACGAGCTCGGCGACAAGCGCGTAGCGGTCATCGGAACCGGTGCAACCGCTGTTCAGTGCGTACCCCGGGTCGCTCAGAGTGCTGCCCATCTATATGTTTTTCAGCGCACACCTTCGTGTGTGGGCGCGCGGAACAACCGGCCCACGGATCCGGAATGGGCTAACAGCTTGCAACCAGGCTGGCAGAAAGACCGAATGCGTCAGTTCGACAACATCGTCGCGAGTCTCGCCGGCGAAGTCGCAGATCTCCCCGACGACGATGAGTGGTTCCGATTGGCAATCAATATGCAGGATATTGCGGCAAAGGTCGACCCGAGTGAGCTGACGCCGCAAGGCTTTCCTGACCTGTTCCAGCTCGCCGACCTTCAGACGATGGAGCAGATTCGTCAGCGTGTCGCCGATACAGTGTGCGCCGAAGACGTCGCTGAGAAACTCAAGCCGTTCTACAACTTCCTATGCAAGCGGCCGACATTCAACGACGAATACCTGGAGGCGTTCAACAGTCCCAACGTGACTCTGGTCGATGTCAGCGACAACAAGGGCGTTGAGCGAATCACCCAGAAGGGCATTGTCGCCAACGGCGTGGAGTACGACGTCGACTGCATCATCTTCGCTAGCGGATTCGAAATCACGAGCGACTTCCACCGACGCATCGGCATTGAGATCGCTGGCGAGAACGGCCAATCACTTTACGATTTCTGGGCTGACGGCATGCGCACCATGCACGGATTCACAGTGCGTGGATTCCCCAATCTGTTACTTGTCGGCGGGTTGTTCGCGTTCACCCTCGGCGTGAATTACTGCTCCGTTGTCGACGATCAAGCGCAGCACGCCGCATACATCATCTCCGAGCTCAACAAGCGAGGCGTCAAGAGCGCAGAGCCGACAGCCCAGGGGGAGGAAGCGTGGATCGCTGCGCAGATGACTCCCAGTACCGTGCCGCTCAGCGCTCTATTGGGTGGGGCCCCAGAGACCTGCACGCCCGGCTACTACAACCAAGAGGGCAGATCGGCCAGCGATCGGCGCGACGTACGCCTTGAATCCTTTGGTCAGGGCCGCGAGGAATACCTCCGCATTTTGAAGGAGTGGCGGGCGGCGGGCGGCCTCGACGGCCTTGGTCTCCGCTACGACAGCGTTGGGTAG
- a CDS encoding response regulator transcription factor → MIIDDHELFAEGLELLLTRDWGDQFVIGGRTTFVEEAAQLVTTCDADLAIVDLSMPPLGGVAAVRHIRARRPRTRILALSGSGDPQLAEDSLRAGADGFLSKTLHPDALAGPLCAIAAGLRVVDPGILDRLLSRTRQPAAQILEVLTPAEVKLWRLLATGAETADIAERLVVSERTAKRMLASLLNKLGASNRISAAALAGQSGLLDDRTDF, encoded by the coding sequence GTGATCATCGACGACCACGAGCTCTTCGCTGAGGGCCTGGAGCTTCTGTTGACGCGAGATTGGGGAGATCAGTTCGTAATCGGCGGCCGCACAACATTTGTTGAGGAGGCCGCTCAGCTGGTGACCACTTGCGATGCGGACTTAGCGATCGTCGATCTCTCGATGCCTCCCTTGGGAGGCGTCGCGGCCGTCCGCCACATCCGTGCGCGGCGTCCCCGGACCCGTATCCTCGCACTGTCGGGTTCAGGCGATCCTCAGCTAGCCGAGGATTCGTTGCGTGCTGGCGCGGACGGTTTCCTATCCAAGACGCTCCATCCAGATGCGCTCGCGGGACCGCTATGTGCGATCGCGGCGGGTCTGCGTGTCGTAGATCCTGGGATTCTGGATCGGTTGTTGTCGCGCACCCGACAACCCGCAGCGCAGATCCTGGAAGTGTTGACGCCCGCCGAGGTGAAGCTCTGGCGCCTGCTGGCAACGGGCGCTGAGACCGCAGACATCGCCGAGCGACTCGTCGTATCAGAACGTACCGCCAAGCGCATGTTGGCTTCACTTCTGAACAAACTTGGTGCCAGCAACAGGATTTCAGCGGCCGCACTGGCCGGTCAGTCTGGATTGCTCGATGATCGCACTGATTTCTAG
- a CDS encoding sensor histidine kinase: protein MVVAIRFAVVVSIGILVSAGPPWMRGYTAALIVVLAVSLGYASALMAFPRFEVRHTSFAWLLAAADAILTLILVGLTGGPASPVVLVLALVVISSAARLTFPESITLAVLVGVGYVGVIAYSPGPSGAALPGAVQGVWWALYLVFIAVLSGGLSVLIELEHRSRVKALVEAEVEHAAAEEERDLRSRLLRSYEAQQEGLQVLLHEFRTPVTSLDALACALTDGTPMTGAAAQAALTLAGRHARHLSDMLDALSDVNLSRQPTFSSGRVRRVSLTELVAEAGDAAGVIPPRLRVSVHADVETIHIDAQGLRRVLTNLLENATRHGRGRPIDVICSRDRNQLHVAVLDRGPGVPASQMQELTSKFVRLSDRHGTAGLGLWIVAQIIDALGGSLTFTSRDEGGFTASFSVPVE, encoded by the coding sequence GTGGTCGTCGCAATCCGTTTCGCGGTCGTCGTTTCCATCGGAATCCTGGTGTCGGCTGGCCCGCCGTGGATGCGCGGATACACCGCAGCATTGATTGTCGTGCTCGCCGTATCCCTCGGCTATGCGTCTGCCCTGATGGCGTTTCCACGCTTCGAGGTGCGCCACACTTCGTTTGCCTGGCTGCTTGCGGCCGCCGACGCGATCTTGACGCTGATATTGGTCGGGCTCACGGGGGGCCCAGCCAGCCCCGTGGTGCTAGTGCTGGCCTTAGTGGTCATCTCATCTGCAGCACGGCTGACATTCCCCGAAAGCATTACCCTCGCAGTCCTTGTAGGGGTGGGCTACGTCGGCGTCATCGCTTATTCGCCAGGGCCAAGCGGCGCAGCGTTGCCCGGTGCTGTGCAGGGGGTGTGGTGGGCGCTTTACTTGGTCTTTATCGCCGTACTAAGCGGCGGGCTGTCCGTATTGATCGAACTCGAACATCGCTCGCGCGTCAAAGCACTCGTCGAAGCCGAAGTCGAACACGCCGCTGCCGAGGAAGAGCGTGACCTTCGTAGCCGGCTCCTGCGCTCGTACGAAGCCCAGCAGGAAGGTTTGCAAGTTCTGCTACATGAGTTCCGCACTCCCGTCACCTCATTGGACGCCTTGGCCTGCGCTTTGACCGACGGGACGCCGATGACGGGCGCAGCGGCCCAGGCCGCACTAACTCTGGCCGGACGCCACGCCCGGCACCTGTCTGACATGCTCGACGCTCTGTCGGATGTGAATCTGAGTCGTCAGCCCACGTTCTCTTCCGGCCGGGTGCGCCGCGTCAGCCTCACCGAGCTGGTTGCTGAGGCTGGTGATGCGGCGGGGGTGATTCCGCCACGATTGCGCGTGTCCGTTCACGCCGACGTCGAGACAATCCATATCGACGCACAAGGATTGCGCCGAGTACTAACCAATTTGCTGGAAAATGCCACCCGTCACGGTCGCGGCCGACCCATCGATGTGATCTGTTCGAGAGATAGAAACCAGCTGCATGTGGCTGTGCTCGACCGTGGTCCGGGGGTGCCCGCTTCACAAATGCAGGAACTGACCAGTAAATTCGTACGTTTGTCGGATCGGCACGGCACAGCTGGTTTGGGCTTATGGATCGTGGCCCAAATTATCGACGCGCTTGGCGGATCGCTGACATTCACCTCCCGAGACGAAGGCGGATTCACGGCTTCGTTTTCGGTCCCGGTCGAATAA
- a CDS encoding LysR family transcriptional regulator, with amino-acid sequence MAEEGSIHAGARAALISQPALSTTLRNLEKELGATLFERSHRGVELTPAGSALLVHARQLVQAMDDTKNVVQAGAKRRQRTFTIGLVEGYAAAAELTGPILAAFQRSHPDLRIQIRRLNFVDQVDAVLDGSVDVGLVRSPYEHDDLVLVPLFSEPTILLASCEHPIARLDEAPIELILDEPLLEQVRTPPQWRDFWNLSEWREGRSRTVETDAVDILQFSMDLAINSTVSPMALSAWRLGGLTELLFRGVRAQDGPRNVAGVGHRRHDNRREVQAFARIAVDVCRAMIALVPESDLAEVDRDDLAHLS; translated from the coding sequence GTGGCCGAGGAAGGCAGCATCCATGCCGGGGCGCGCGCCGCGCTGATCTCTCAACCAGCGCTGTCGACCACTCTCCGGAACCTTGAGAAGGAGCTTGGCGCCACACTATTCGAGCGATCCCACCGCGGAGTTGAGCTGACCCCGGCGGGATCAGCTCTGCTGGTGCATGCTCGACAACTCGTTCAGGCGATGGACGACACCAAGAATGTGGTCCAGGCTGGGGCGAAGCGTAGGCAGCGCACCTTCACGATCGGGCTCGTCGAAGGTTATGCCGCGGCGGCCGAACTCACAGGGCCGATCTTGGCGGCCTTTCAACGGAGCCATCCCGACCTGCGAATTCAGATCCGACGATTGAACTTCGTGGATCAGGTCGATGCCGTGCTAGATGGCTCTGTCGATGTGGGACTGGTGCGTTCGCCATACGAGCACGACGACCTCGTGCTGGTCCCCCTGTTTAGTGAACCCACAATCCTACTCGCGAGCTGCGAGCATCCGATTGCCAGGCTGGACGAGGCGCCGATCGAATTGATTCTCGACGAACCCTTATTAGAACAGGTGCGTACACCACCGCAGTGGCGAGACTTCTGGAATCTATCCGAGTGGCGGGAGGGCCGATCACGCACAGTCGAAACGGACGCAGTCGACATTCTTCAGTTCTCCATGGATCTCGCCATCAATTCGACTGTTAGTCCCATGGCGCTGAGCGCCTGGCGCCTTGGTGGACTCACCGAACTATTGTTTCGGGGAGTTCGAGCACAAGACGGACCGCGGAACGTTGCCGGCGTCGGCCACCGACGGCATGACAATCGTAGGGAAGTGCAGGCATTCGCCCGCATCGCTGTCGACGTCTGTCGAGCGATGATCGCTCTGGTACCCGAGAGCGATCTCGCCGAGGTAGACCGAGACGATCTGGCTCACCTTTCGTGA
- a CDS encoding cytochrome P450: MPTATSTFRDIDLSAREFWAKPHEERDAAFAILRQENPVAWSRPADSDLLPPEQNTKGFWSLTKHEDIRMASRHTETFSSAQGITMEDFPPEMIHIAQSFIAMDAPRHTQLRGITMEAFKPRNMRRLQAWIQGHAHDLISEIAQLGEGDFVELVSVKLPARIFGSFFGLPPGEIHEKTIHAAQRLLGWTDPEVCGESSALELFLGAVMDLNETASILIPERRAHPGDDLLTWMVQAEFDGEKMTDEELMGFFVLLAVAANDTTRHASAHAIHAFSQFPRQRELLAADVAGRVDTAVEEVLRWASPLLHMRRTAIRDFSLRGADIKAGDKVVLWYVSGNRDEDIFDRPFEFDILRNPNPHIAFGGGGPHFCLGAALARTMLRSLLTEVYTRIPDITAPEPHFQVANFINGINSLPATWTPECR, from the coding sequence ATGCCCACCGCCACTTCCACCTTCCGTGATATCGACCTCAGCGCGCGCGAGTTCTGGGCGAAACCGCATGAGGAACGCGATGCGGCATTTGCCATACTGCGTCAGGAGAATCCGGTCGCATGGAGCCGTCCAGCGGACTCCGATCTATTGCCTCCCGAGCAAAACACCAAGGGCTTCTGGTCGCTGACAAAACACGAAGACATTCGCATGGCTAGCCGCCACACCGAAACGTTCTCTTCGGCGCAAGGCATCACAATGGAAGATTTTCCGCCCGAGATGATCCACATCGCGCAGTCTTTCATCGCCATGGACGCGCCGCGGCACACGCAGCTGCGGGGAATTACCATGGAGGCCTTCAAACCTCGCAACATGCGCAGGCTTCAGGCATGGATACAGGGACACGCCCACGACCTCATTTCTGAGATAGCTCAGCTGGGAGAAGGCGATTTCGTCGAGCTGGTGTCGGTCAAGCTTCCTGCGCGCATCTTCGGCAGCTTCTTCGGACTGCCGCCCGGTGAAATCCACGAGAAGACTATCCACGCGGCTCAACGTCTCCTCGGATGGACCGACCCTGAGGTGTGTGGGGAAAGCTCCGCGCTGGAGCTGTTCCTCGGCGCGGTGATGGATCTGAATGAGACGGCCTCCATACTGATTCCTGAGCGCCGTGCACACCCCGGCGACGACCTGCTGACCTGGATGGTGCAAGCCGAGTTCGACGGCGAGAAGATGACCGACGAAGAACTCATGGGTTTTTTCGTCCTTCTGGCCGTTGCAGCCAACGACACCACGCGCCACGCCTCGGCGCACGCGATTCACGCGTTCTCGCAGTTTCCGCGGCAACGCGAACTGCTGGCCGCCGATGTGGCGGGGCGAGTCGACACCGCGGTCGAGGAGGTCCTGCGCTGGGCCTCACCGCTGCTGCACATGCGACGCACCGCCATCCGGGACTTCTCGCTGAGGGGAGCGGACATCAAGGCAGGTGACAAGGTGGTGCTCTGGTACGTCTCGGGTAACCGTGACGAGGACATCTTCGACCGGCCGTTCGAATTCGACATCCTGCGTAATCCCAACCCCCACATCGCTTTTGGTGGCGGCGGGCCGCACTTCTGCCTGGGGGCGGCACTCGCGCGAACCATGCTGCGCTCACTTCTGACCGAGGTGTACACACGTATCCCGGATATCACCGCACCTGAGCCGCATTTCCAGGTGGCGAACTTCATCAACGGCATCAACAGCCTGCCCGCCACCTGGACCCCGGAATGTCGGTGA
- a CDS encoding nuclear transport factor 2 family protein produces MDNTSPKGTQTRPTSNGADVVNMFLSAFAAGDIEAAVNCLDSKCLVNEAHGLPFSGTYVGQEGFLSLLGAMSADLDASVDKIEVLDSGDSVVGRIALTFVAKTSGDKLATTGVDIYQVRDGKIVDIDVYYKDPGAVAALVGK; encoded by the coding sequence ATGGACAACACCTCCCCTAAAGGCACCCAGACTCGCCCCACGAGCAACGGCGCCGATGTTGTGAACATGTTCCTAAGCGCATTCGCTGCCGGCGATATCGAGGCCGCGGTGAACTGCCTGGACTCCAAGTGCCTGGTGAACGAGGCCCACGGATTGCCCTTCTCGGGGACCTACGTGGGACAGGAAGGTTTCCTTAGTCTGCTGGGCGCGATGTCGGCCGATCTCGACGCGAGTGTCGACAAGATCGAGGTTCTCGATTCCGGCGATTCGGTGGTGGGGCGGATCGCGCTGACTTTCGTGGCTAAGACCAGCGGCGACAAGCTCGCCACCACGGGCGTGGACATCTACCAGGTGCGTGACGGCAAGATCGTCGACATCGACGTCTACTATAAGGACCCCGGCGCAGTGGCCGCGTTGGTGGGGAAGTAA
- a CDS encoding SRPBCC family protein, whose translation MPRTLSLSDQIVIDVPVDIVYSRVSDVTAMGQWSPENTGGSVVGSHEIARVGTMFDGHNKRGRLVWTTRCEVIAAEPNVSFAFAVRAAGFGRYRRRPPRIPFFIPTTWSYRFEAVDEQSTRLTETWTVGPWPAVLIMLFQRMTADGLNVPEMQRRNLRITLQNIKNHLEADHQLART comes from the coding sequence ATGCCTCGTACGCTGTCGTTGTCTGATCAGATTGTTATTGATGTTCCGGTGGACATTGTGTATTCGCGTGTCAGTGATGTGACCGCGATGGGGCAATGGAGCCCGGAGAACACCGGTGGGTCGGTGGTGGGGTCGCACGAGATTGCCCGTGTGGGCACCATGTTCGATGGCCATAACAAGCGTGGCCGGTTGGTGTGGACCACGCGCTGTGAGGTGATTGCTGCCGAGCCCAATGTCAGCTTCGCGTTCGCGGTGCGGGCTGCCGGATTCGGGCGGTATCGTCGCCGTCCCCCGCGTATACCGTTCTTCATTCCCACGACGTGGAGCTACCGCTTTGAGGCTGTTGACGAACAGTCCACCCGGCTCACTGAGACGTGGACCGTCGGTCCGTGGCCTGCCGTGTTAATCATGCTGTTTCAGCGGATGACCGCCGACGGTCTCAACGTCCCAGAGATGCAACGCCGCAACCTTCGTATCACCCTGCAAAACATCAAAAATCACCTCGAAGCCGACCACCAACTGGCCCGAACCTAA
- a CDS encoding ferredoxin, which yields MNIIVDYGLCDGHGQCLLAAPDVFDLPDGFDQVVVLDEDPPVADYETVVRAAAMCPAQAIRVL from the coding sequence ATGAACATCATCGTCGATTACGGATTGTGCGACGGACACGGGCAATGCTTGCTGGCCGCACCGGACGTGTTCGACCTGCCAGATGGATTCGATCAGGTTGTCGTCCTGGACGAGGACCCGCCTGTCGCCGACTACGAGACTGTCGTCCGCGCGGCTGCAATGTGCCCGGCGCAAGCTATTCGAGTGCTCTGA
- a CDS encoding flavin-containing monooxygenase, whose protein sequence is MGISLGTNQTECDLDVAVIGAGFAGLYAVHRARDREGLRVLAFDTASDVGGTWYWNRYPGCRCDIESIHYSYSFSNELQQEWKWSERYAAQPEILAYLNYVADKFDLRRNIQFNTRVESIVWDDDNSFWKLTTNDAVTRTARFIISGGGNVSVPKDPEFSGLETFAGEVYYTHRWPHEGVDLAGKRVGVIGTGASGIQIIPAIADQVSRLTVFQRTPNYATPLRNSPSDPVEQAEVLSRYPAIRVAARNHFMGITAEPADPSAKEADPVERRRKFDRLYEQGGFHFLMSGYSDVLFDEESNEITAQYVRDKIAERVTDPKVAELLSPRDHPYGTKRPPMETNYYETFNRDNVTLVDVKTHPITQVTPSGVVTDNETYELDVLIIAMGFDAFTGALLKMGIVGRNGQPLTEKWASGPRTYLGIASEGFPNFFMITGPQSAVALYNNPLAIEDHVEFATDAIKYALDNGISEIEPTRDAEDEWVELVETMAAESLFPRANSWYMGANIPGKPRTPMLYLGGAPEYRKICAKIVDDGYDGFTLTRRRDKATL, encoded by the coding sequence TTGGGCATTTCGCTCGGTACGAACCAGACAGAGTGCGATCTCGATGTCGCTGTCATAGGAGCGGGATTCGCCGGCCTTTATGCCGTGCACAGGGCACGCGATCGTGAGGGATTGCGCGTGCTTGCGTTTGACACGGCTTCCGACGTGGGAGGCACTTGGTACTGGAATCGGTATCCCGGCTGTAGGTGCGATATCGAGAGCATCCATTACTCCTACTCCTTCTCCAATGAATTGCAACAAGAGTGGAAATGGAGCGAGCGATATGCCGCCCAGCCGGAGATTCTTGCGTACTTAAATTATGTTGCCGATAAATTTGATCTGCGGCGCAACATTCAGTTCAATACTCGAGTGGAATCGATCGTATGGGATGACGATAATTCGTTTTGGAAATTGACCACCAACGATGCCGTCACCCGTACCGCACGCTTTATCATCTCTGGCGGTGGCAATGTCTCGGTTCCGAAGGATCCCGAGTTTAGCGGGCTGGAAACCTTCGCTGGAGAGGTGTATTACACACACCGATGGCCACACGAGGGAGTAGACCTTGCGGGCAAGCGTGTGGGAGTGATAGGTACAGGCGCGTCCGGTATCCAGATCATTCCTGCCATCGCCGATCAGGTATCCCGCCTGACAGTCTTTCAGCGAACTCCCAACTATGCGACGCCACTTCGCAACTCGCCATCAGACCCGGTCGAGCAAGCAGAAGTGCTCTCGCGGTATCCGGCGATCCGCGTGGCCGCGCGCAACCACTTCATGGGGATCACCGCCGAGCCAGCTGATCCTTCAGCCAAGGAAGCCGATCCGGTCGAGCGCCGTAGAAAATTTGATCGGCTGTACGAGCAAGGTGGATTCCATTTCCTGATGTCAGGATATTCGGACGTGCTATTCGACGAGGAGTCCAACGAGATCACTGCCCAGTACGTTCGAGACAAAATCGCCGAGCGAGTGACGGATCCTAAAGTGGCTGAACTCCTGAGCCCCCGGGACCATCCGTACGGAACAAAGCGCCCACCGATGGAGACGAACTACTACGAAACGTTCAATCGGGACAATGTGACGCTGGTCGATGTCAAGACACATCCCATCACACAGGTTACTCCATCAGGGGTTGTCACCGACAACGAAACATACGAGCTAGATGTTCTCATCATTGCGATGGGATTCGATGCTTTCACCGGAGCTTTGCTGAAGATGGGCATCGTTGGACGTAATGGTCAGCCGTTAACTGAGAAGTGGGCTAGCGGGCCACGCACCTATTTAGGGATAGCTTCGGAAGGATTTCCGAACTTCTTTATGATAACCGGACCTCAGAGTGCCGTGGCTCTATACAATAATCCGCTGGCCATCGAGGACCATGTGGAATTCGCGACAGATGCGATTAAGTATGCGCTCGACAACGGCATATCCGAGATCGAGCCCACCCGGGATGCTGAAGATGAGTGGGTCGAGCTGGTCGAGACCATGGCCGCCGAGTCTTTATTCCCCCGGGCAAACTCGTGGTACATGGGCGCGAATATCCCCGGCAAGCCGCGCACTCCGATGCTTTATCTCGGTGGCGCGCCGGAATATCGAAAAATCTGCGCAAAGATCGTGGACGACGGATACGACGGCTTCACACTCACGCGGCGACGTGACAAAGCGACGTTGTGA
- a CDS encoding NDMA-dependent alcohol dehydrogenase, with translation MKTTAAVLWGLHQKWEVEELQLDGPREREVLVKLTASGLCHSDEHLVTGDMPMNLPVVGGHEGAGIVAEVGPGVTEVQVGDHVVLSFIPACGRCRPCARGMSNLCEYGAAIMAGPQLDGTFRFHGRGYDIGQMCVLGTFSEYTVVPISSVVKVDKDIPLDKAALVGCGVTTGYGSAVRTGATGDGDTVVVMGVGGLGINAVQGAKIAGARYVIALDPMAYKRERSLEFGATHVAADVAEAYQIVTELTRGTLADVCVVTTDSAEGVYVAQALSLVGKRGRVVMTSIPHPTDSHVALSLFDLTLYEKQLRGCLFGSSNPRSDIFRLLELYQAGRLKLDELITREYSIEDVNQGYEDLRNGLNLRGLIRY, from the coding sequence ATGAAGACCACCGCTGCCGTGCTCTGGGGACTGCACCAGAAATGGGAAGTCGAAGAACTCCAACTCGACGGTCCTCGCGAACGCGAGGTGCTGGTGAAGCTGACAGCAAGCGGTTTGTGCCATTCCGATGAGCACCTCGTCACCGGTGACATGCCAATGAATTTGCCGGTCGTCGGAGGCCACGAGGGTGCCGGCATCGTGGCTGAAGTGGGTCCGGGGGTCACTGAGGTCCAGGTCGGCGATCACGTAGTGCTGAGCTTCATTCCCGCCTGCGGTCGCTGCCGGCCTTGCGCCAGGGGTATGAGCAATCTCTGCGAGTACGGAGCGGCGATCATGGCCGGACCCCAGCTCGACGGCACATTCCGGTTTCACGGCCGCGGATACGACATCGGTCAGATGTGTGTTCTGGGAACATTTTCCGAGTACACCGTCGTGCCGATCTCGTCGGTGGTCAAGGTCGATAAAGACATTCCATTGGACAAGGCGGCCTTGGTCGGATGTGGTGTCACGACCGGTTATGGGTCGGCAGTACGCACGGGGGCGACCGGCGACGGCGATACCGTCGTGGTCATGGGCGTCGGCGGACTGGGAATCAACGCCGTGCAGGGGGCAAAGATCGCCGGAGCGCGGTATGTGATCGCCCTGGATCCGATGGCCTATAAGAGGGAGCGTTCACTGGAGTTTGGTGCTACGCACGTCGCCGCCGACGTCGCTGAGGCATACCAGATCGTCACAGAATTGACCCGAGGGACGTTGGCCGATGTCTGTGTCGTTACCACCGACAGCGCCGAAGGTGTTTACGTGGCACAGGCACTCAGCTTGGTCGGCAAGCGGGGGCGCGTGGTGATGACCTCCATACCTCACCCCACTGACTCCCATGTTGCCCTGTCGTTGTTCGATCTAACCCTCTACGAAAAGCAGCTCCGAGGATGCCTTTTCGGATCGTCGAATCCGCGCTCCGACATCTTCCGGCTCCTAGAGCTATACCAAGCGGGGCGACTCAAACTCGACGAGCTGATCACACGCGAGTACAGCATCGAGGACGTCAATCAGGGCTACGAGGACCTCCGCAATGGCCTGAATCTGCGTGGTCTGATCCGCTACTGA